Proteins from a genomic interval of Lysobacter stagni:
- a CDS encoding single-stranded DNA-binding protein: protein MNAEVIVEVLPGSVKERKGEFTNDAGDKVAYETRSQDGKLECNGFAYPYTVRLEKDQPEFKPGRYRLSLEKMLTVNKGAHFLAKFPVLEPLVPAK, encoded by the coding sequence ATGAACGCTGAAGTGATCGTGGAAGTACTGCCGGGTTCGGTGAAGGAGCGCAAGGGCGAATTCACCAACGACGCCGGTGACAAGGTCGCGTACGAGACCCGCTCGCAGGACGGCAAGCTCGAATGCAACGGGTTTGCGTACCCGTACACCGTGCGTCTGGAGAAGGACCAGCCCGAGTTCAAGCCGGGCCGCTACCGGTTGTCGCTGGAAAAGATGCTGACGGTGAACAAGGGCGCGCACTTCCTCGCCAAGTTCCCGGTGCTGGAACCGCTGGTTCCGGCGAAGTGA
- a CDS encoding DUF2523 family protein: MNPLSFIADMATAIGRFVFAAFRDGIGLLVAKLLGVFGLTTISMSAVLPSLKSFLMEYAASLPSVVLEFAGAVGLDVFMSMVLSALTIRLSTKVFIVPKSVADQLPGASR, from the coding sequence ATGAACCCGTTGAGTTTCATTGCCGATATGGCGACGGCCATCGGCCGGTTCGTCTTCGCGGCCTTCCGTGACGGCATCGGGCTGCTCGTCGCCAAGCTGCTGGGCGTGTTCGGCCTGACCACGATTTCCATGTCGGCGGTGCTGCCGAGCCTGAAGTCGTTCCTGATGGAATATGCGGCCAGCTTGCCCTCCGTGGTGTTGGAGTTCGCCGGAGCCGTTGGGCTGGATGTGTTCATGAGCATGGTGCTCAGCGCCTTGACCATCCGGCTGTCCACGAAGGTCTTCATCGTGCCGAAGTCGGTCGCTGACCAGCTGCCGGGAGCAAGCCGATGA
- a CDS encoding zonular occludens toxin domain-containing protein, giving the protein MIYWYTGQPGHGKTLHAIDHALTFRDQGRLVFVGNVRGFKHEEARVLPISPEQFRDWVNFLPDGAVCLIDEAYEHEMLPKRPPGSKVPDHVRELAKHRHRGLDFIFVSQSPAKQVDEFVHDLIERHIHVRRRFGLPLAHLRIFDRFERNPEKGNPLILKRVKLPKRPMGLYESTVLDTTEKKIPWYYIALAVGLPLTGVAAWYQFRGVEESLGGKATQAATANAGRDGAANGAPATVAATDRPVSNVPTRESDYVAWLTPRIPGQPWTAPAYDKLGVPMQAPRVFCMASGHDGREGCTCLTEQGTRHVIEPNRCRMIAREGQYEPFLDEVQGERRRLDEVTQRRQLLEQQVRREGGVGGEPPSAMAATAAAPSPGAAISAPQVSGYGDIGARMIETGSR; this is encoded by the coding sequence ATGATCTACTGGTACACCGGCCAGCCCGGCCACGGTAAGACGCTGCATGCGATCGATCACGCGCTGACCTTTCGCGATCAGGGCCGCCTGGTGTTCGTCGGCAACGTGCGCGGGTTCAAGCACGAAGAGGCGCGCGTGCTGCCGATTAGTCCCGAGCAGTTCCGCGACTGGGTGAACTTCCTGCCGGATGGCGCGGTGTGCCTCATCGACGAGGCTTACGAACACGAGATGTTGCCCAAGCGGCCACCGGGCTCCAAGGTGCCCGACCACGTGCGGGAGCTGGCCAAGCACCGGCATCGCGGCCTCGACTTCATCTTCGTCTCGCAGTCGCCGGCGAAGCAGGTCGATGAGTTCGTGCACGACCTGATTGAGCGGCATATCCACGTGCGCCGTCGCTTCGGTCTGCCGTTGGCGCACCTGCGGATCTTCGACCGGTTCGAGCGCAATCCGGAGAAGGGGAACCCGCTGATCCTCAAGCGGGTCAAGCTGCCGAAGCGGCCGATGGGTCTGTACGAATCCACGGTGCTGGACACCACCGAGAAGAAGATCCCCTGGTACTACATCGCCCTCGCGGTCGGCCTGCCGCTGACGGGCGTCGCGGCCTGGTATCAGTTCCGGGGTGTGGAAGAGAGCCTGGGCGGGAAAGCGACACAGGCCGCCACGGCGAACGCAGGAAGGGACGGAGCGGCTAACGGAGCGCCAGCGACGGTGGCCGCGACGGACCGCCCGGTGTCGAACGTGCCGACACGAGAAAGCGACTACGTGGCATGGCTCACGCCCCGCATCCCGGGGCAGCCGTGGACCGCGCCGGCCTACGACAAGCTGGGCGTCCCGATGCAGGCCCCTCGCGTGTTCTGCATGGCGTCGGGGCACGACGGCAGGGAAGGGTGCACGTGCCTGACGGAGCAGGGCACGCGGCACGTGATCGAGCCCAACCGCTGCCGGATGATCGCCAGGGAGGGCCAGTACGAGCCGTTCCTGGACGAGGTGCAGGGCGAACGGCGCCGCCTGGACGAAGTGACCCAACGCCGCCAGTTGCTGGAGCAACAGGTGCGAAGGGAAGGGGGTGTAGGGGGCGAGCCCCCTTCGGCTATGGCCGCGACTGCGGCCGCTCCTTCACCTGGTGCAGCGATCAGTGCGCCACAGGTGAGCGGCTATGGCGACATCGGAGCCCGTATGATCGAGACCGGCTCCCGCTAA
- a CDS encoding DUF4258 domain-containing protein, with the protein MPLIITEDVRKKIADDKHGNLTPEEVEQCFLNHDGRLCTDDREEHRTDPPTQWFVAETNHRRRLKIVFVRKGSNIHLKTAYPATDTINRLYCKYGS; encoded by the coding sequence ATGCCGCTTATCATCACTGAAGATGTTCGGAAGAAGATCGCCGACGATAAGCACGGCAACCTCACGCCGGAGGAGGTGGAGCAATGTTTTCTGAACCACGATGGCCGCCTTTGCACTGACGATCGCGAAGAGCACCGGACCGACCCTCCCACACAGTGGTTTGTCGCCGAAACCAATCATCGCCGCAGACTGAAGATCGTCTTCGTTCGAAAGGGCTCGAACATTCATCTCAAGACCGCCTACCCGGCTACCGACACGATTAACCGCCTCTACTGCAAGTACGGAAGCTGA
- a CDS encoding YegP family protein, with protein MRFVVYKSGASALSQVWRWRLVAANGKTIADSAEGYYSKADCLHGIELVKGTNVLTPVVEV; from the coding sequence ATGCGATTCGTGGTCTACAAGTCGGGCGCATCGGCCCTAAGCCAGGTGTGGCGGTGGCGTCTCGTAGCAGCCAACGGCAAGACAATCGCTGATAGTGCGGAGGGCTACTACAGCAAGGCCGATTGCCTTCATGGCATCGAGCTTGTGAAGGGCACCAACGTGCTGACACCTGTAGTCGAGGTATGA
- a CDS encoding DUF3653 domain-containing protein, whose protein sequence is MNFDFEDDWYGWRLRGRHLVSEDGQRMTIERLRGLMWRDKMELRLKGYASRRAAEEAQRAANRPKVKVLVVDLGEYRHRGMAAS, encoded by the coding sequence ATGAACTTCGACTTCGAGGACGACTGGTACGGGTGGCGCCTGCGGGGTCGCCACCTGGTCTCTGAGGATGGTCAGCGTATGACCATCGAACGCCTGCGCGGCCTGATGTGGCGCGACAAGATGGAGCTTCGGCTCAAAGGCTACGCCAGCCGGCGTGCGGCCGAGGAAGCCCAGAGAGCCGCCAACCGACCCAAGGTCAAGGTGCTGGTGGTCGACCTGGGCGAATACCGTCATCGCGGAATGGCTGCGTCCTGA
- a CDS encoding DUF3653 domain-containing protein produces the protein MTTIDPRPPCWPEGQRCPNDCAAQQFERHVHNRLSLTGPWAGWRFAGRDLVAPDGQRISPERLRGLMFRQTLEAHRDQARTRRQAKPQMVRIVVVDLAAYRIHGLDAS, from the coding sequence ATGACAACGATCGATCCGCGGCCGCCGTGCTGGCCTGAGGGCCAGCGCTGCCCAAACGACTGCGCTGCCCAGCAATTTGAGCGGCACGTTCACAACCGACTGTCACTCACCGGGCCATGGGCTGGCTGGCGATTCGCAGGTCGCGACCTGGTTGCACCAGACGGCCAGCGGATCAGCCCGGAACGCCTCCGGGGCCTGATGTTCCGCCAAACGCTCGAAGCACACCGAGATCAGGCCCGGACCAGGCGTCAGGCGAAACCTCAAATGGTACGAATCGTCGTGGTCGATCTGGCTGCTTACAGGATCCACGGCCTAGACGCGTCCTAA
- a CDS encoding PH domain-containing protein, producing MPNLQEVQSQFAKFADANNLGESKEAEQLPKLLGDDERVLAAVRGVMDGLTWMLVCTDGRLLLLEETAARNPIVREFPLKRLSSIQYYIGLAHGEIAFTVGVVRTQMKNVEKKHAAWFVGMVRRTCNELTHNRSVGTKIGPEGDLAGPVMDDVIGKLERLGALRDKGLLTDDEYTRHKWRLLGDS from the coding sequence ATGCCCAATCTGCAAGAAGTCCAGAGTCAGTTCGCCAAGTTCGCGGACGCGAACAACCTTGGCGAAAGCAAGGAGGCTGAACAACTGCCAAAGTTGCTCGGCGATGACGAACGTGTTCTTGCCGCTGTTCGTGGGGTGATGGACGGTTTGACCTGGATGCTCGTATGCACTGATGGGCGACTGCTCCTGCTTGAAGAAACCGCGGCTAGAAACCCCATTGTCCGTGAGTTCCCGCTGAAACGTCTCAGCTCAATTCAGTACTACATTGGCTTGGCGCACGGAGAAATCGCGTTCACCGTTGGCGTTGTCAGAACACAGATGAAGAACGTCGAGAAGAAGCACGCGGCGTGGTTCGTTGGCATGGTCCGTCGGACATGCAATGAGCTCACACACAACAGGTCAGTGGGTACGAAGATCGGCCCAGAGGGCGATCTCGCCGGCCCGGTGATGGACGATGTCATCGGTAAGCTTGAGCGACTCGGAGCCCTTCGAGACAAGGGGTTGTTGACCGACGACGAGTACACCCGACACAAGTGGCGTCTACTAGGGGACAGCTAG
- a CDS encoding peptidoglycan-binding domain-containing protein produces the protein MFGDYGADVRLVQILLRAHGYGDVLGAPIPVTGHFGLRTEEAIRAFKRDRGLPKNGIADASTMRALQQTGAAPEGDALLSDRGIPLQAR, from the coding sequence ATGTTCGGCGACTACGGCGCGGATGTACGACTGGTGCAAATCCTGCTTCGAGCACATGGCTACGGTGATGTCCTTGGTGCGCCCATTCCCGTGACGGGTCACTTCGGGCTGCGCACAGAAGAAGCGATCCGCGCATTCAAACGCGATCGGGGGTTGCCCAAGAATGGAATCGCCGATGCGTCGACGATGCGGGCCCTGCAACAAACGGGGGCGGCCCCTGAAGGCGACGCCCTGCTGTCTGACCGCGGCATCCCGCTCCAAGCTCGGTAG
- a CDS encoding YfhL family 4Fe-4S dicluster ferredoxin: MSLKINELCVDCDMCESTCPNDAISQGHGIYVIDPDLCTECVGHFDKPQCVVVCPVECIDPDEARAETREDLLGKLSRLRSR, from the coding sequence ATGTCGCTGAAGATCAACGAGCTCTGCGTCGATTGCGATATGTGCGAATCAACATGTCCGAATGACGCGATTTCGCAGGGCCATGGCATCTACGTGATTGATCCGGATCTATGCACCGAGTGCGTTGGTCATTTCGACAAGCCGCAATGCGTTGTCGTCTGCCCCGTTGAATGCATCGATCCAGACGAGGCAAGAGCCGAAACCAGAGAGGATCTTCTCGGCAAGCTGTCGCGATTGAGGTCGCGTTGA
- a CDS encoding DUF3149 domain-containing protein: protein MHPVLREILLEPVGWLAIGGSIVMFGLGVALAWYVHRKVRETEKRD from the coding sequence ATGCATCCAGTCCTGCGCGAAATCCTCTTGGAACCTGTCGGTTGGTTGGCCATAGGAGGCAGCATTGTGATGTTCGGGCTGGGAGTTGCCTTGGCCTGGTACGTGCACCGAAAGGTGCGGGAGACGGAGAAGCGAGACTGA
- a CDS encoding PH domain-containing protein: MPFDYKSATPAQLFEEYDRISKETGCHQYGARKELLHLPGVLQHDEELVAFTSGFLDTSIWLVALTERRIVCLYKSYYAGLKQISIDLDGIESVSCELRLLNASMCILLPHSRWTINKVPRASVVPFTCLVRARVEERRPRSDRFDPLSNAGRLVTIGESVAFNEETPSHQEALAILTKRRDHLALRR, translated from the coding sequence ATGCCGTTCGACTATAAGAGTGCGACTCCCGCACAGCTGTTTGAGGAGTACGACCGAATATCCAAGGAAACGGGATGCCACCAGTACGGGGCTCGCAAGGAACTGCTGCATCTGCCTGGTGTTCTTCAGCATGACGAAGAGCTGGTTGCTTTCACGTCGGGCTTCCTTGACACCAGCATATGGCTGGTCGCACTTACGGAGCGCAGGATCGTATGTCTATACAAGAGCTACTACGCCGGGCTAAAGCAGATCAGCATTGATCTCGATGGGATCGAATCGGTCAGCTGCGAGCTCCGGTTGCTCAACGCCTCGATGTGCATTTTGCTACCCCACAGCAGATGGACGATCAACAAGGTTCCCAGAGCATCCGTTGTTCCCTTTACCTGTCTCGTGCGGGCGCGGGTCGAAGAACGACGCCCCCGCTCTGACCGCTTCGATCCTCTGTCGAATGCAGGACGTCTCGTTACCATCGGCGAGTCCGTGGCATTCAACGAGGAGACGCCTTCGCATCAAGAGGCGCTGGCGATCCTGACCAAGCGCCGCGACCATCTTGCGCTGCGCAGATGA
- a CDS encoding response regulator transcription factor: MRPHIVIADDHPLIRLGTRSVIEGSAVGDVVAEANNADELLEVLTAHPCDVLVTDLAMPHGGQADGLPMIGAIRRRHPEMPIVLLTQASNLSILRMALSAGVLGLVDKGSTVDELPLAIQSALRGAPYVSRVLKERFAEAEVQVDSGERKRPPSAREMEVLRLLASGMTVTEIAARLHRSVTTISRQKGDAMRKLGIRNDAELFEMLRTDGFAQ; encoded by the coding sequence GTGCGCCCGCACATCGTTATCGCTGACGATCATCCACTCATACGCCTTGGCACGCGCTCGGTTATCGAGGGGAGCGCCGTCGGCGATGTCGTAGCCGAAGCCAACAACGCCGACGAGCTCCTGGAAGTCCTTACCGCCCACCCATGCGACGTGCTGGTTACGGACCTCGCAATGCCTCATGGAGGACAGGCCGACGGCCTGCCAATGATCGGGGCCATCAGGCGGCGCCATCCCGAAATGCCGATCGTACTGCTGACGCAGGCCAGCAACCTGAGCATCCTGCGGATGGCGCTCTCCGCTGGCGTCCTCGGCCTTGTCGACAAGGGTTCAACCGTGGACGAGCTTCCATTGGCCATCCAGTCAGCCCTTCGCGGCGCACCCTACGTAAGCAGGGTGCTCAAGGAACGCTTCGCGGAAGCAGAGGTACAGGTCGATTCTGGAGAGCGCAAACGTCCGCCCTCCGCCCGCGAGATGGAAGTACTTCGGCTGCTTGCCTCGGGGATGACCGTGACGGAGATCGCGGCACGATTGCATCGCAGCGTAACCACGATTAGTCGCCAGAAGGGCGATGCGATGCGCAAGCTCGGCATTCGAAACGACGCGGAGCTTTTCGAAATGCTACGCACCGATGGGTTCGCCCAGTAG
- a CDS encoding ATP-binding protein: MNWAKAFLRAAYSAAWVCLLLLVTFAASAAPSPVDLTSAETAWRQHHPVVVVGVFAGDHLPFEAWVGGEPQGLGVDYARLLASRVGLKLSFQSFDDWHATTWTDAPRFELLVGQPQLRELGNRFQFLTPYATGRMVLVTRKSDQKVRGEDDLKRARIVIERRFRNAAAELGELYPDAVLLLAEDGRQSLDMLARGEADAYIGTTQYRTQNLLRQRSVGDVVIISPLSRPAFPVGLAVSSHDPTLLALLKKAEQSITPEDLARLRGRWGMEDESSALLPSAKLSKQERQQLSRLPTLRLVYERDRPPYSYLNAQGTFDGLAADYVKALEKALGLRIQLIPARDWTQLQEMVQAREVDLVAAAVPGDFETDDMVFSRPYERFPEVIVARVNGPAIAGSEDLAGLRVATRKEASLLREIGMALPDSVLVPVETNEEGLAMLDRGDVDAYIGTLPAIDALIRDRYAARLRVVAPAGLDKELSIGIDRRYAYLLPIINRTLAGIDDANRQEIRRRWLTTEYRYGVPWKWVLGLTLSGIVIVILLGLANYRTRREVQARAAAERTLADQLQFQRVLLDTIPYPLFVKDSEGRYLAVNPAYEERFGKAASHLIGKTKFQTAHIPEVDINEVDAFERSAMQSTEVESREVRTVSADTGRVRYDLLSMRRFAMRDGQMGLLATGVDVTSLKEAEARARLSEERLAEITGTLPAAVFQLSYTQEGRRVFTYVAGNTLGTIGLTSAQIMGDETLAFSRIHPDDRERTVAILGESIATMTAAAPFELRMETNQGLKWVQTAGGTPRRNAKGDIEWSGYWIDVTRAHEQADALREAKQQAEAAVEAKSAFLAMMSHEIRTPMAEVIGLVEMAAQDAEDEAQAETLHLVQDSANSLLQILDDILDFSRMESGRLELDSRPLDMRSLIDSVLGLFVAKASEKGVTMSSVVDWRIAWLHQGDAIRIRQVVTNLLSNALKFTDNGAVDLSVNLVDEASGHQRIAIAVRDSGIGISPEQLARLFQPFSQADASTSRHYGGTGLGLTICRRIAGLMNGEVSLQSEPGQGTIAVFELPLPTLQTPRTQAPLAGKRARLWTQDALSKRQVTNALRALGLEVSERISDLDDAQVDLWLVDAEVLSAPTIPSDAPVILLVAEATNRGHRVDAGQVRLFTRPLLSNAVKNACCAAMKLELQPRSSLDHSPRNVLAKDARILVAEDQPINRIVIARQLDRLGYRFTLVANGEEAWSALGNERYDLLLTDCQMPLLDGYGLAKRIRQSESGTSRHLPIIALSAAALPEQIRECHEAGMDDFIAKPVRVSSLEEKLASHLGLLATASGEAQTINASPTTLAPQETHLIRLFGGAEQARTAVADWLATTSQDMADLQRMIDIGDAAGQSEIFHRMKGVIIMLRGNTVHPPSEDADIQLRQQFLAEQLRELGAALESLAAQLNPRQ, encoded by the coding sequence ATGAACTGGGCCAAGGCATTCCTCAGGGCTGCATACTCCGCCGCGTGGGTGTGCCTGCTCCTGCTCGTCACGTTCGCTGCCAGCGCCGCGCCCTCACCTGTCGATCTGACGTCGGCTGAGACTGCATGGCGCCAGCACCATCCCGTCGTTGTTGTCGGCGTGTTCGCTGGCGACCACTTGCCATTCGAGGCATGGGTTGGTGGTGAACCGCAGGGACTCGGCGTGGACTACGCGCGGCTTCTGGCCAGTCGTGTCGGATTGAAGCTCTCCTTCCAGTCCTTCGACGATTGGCATGCGACGACATGGACCGATGCGCCAAGGTTTGAACTGCTGGTCGGCCAGCCCCAGCTGCGGGAACTTGGCAACCGTTTCCAGTTCCTTACGCCCTACGCCACCGGTCGCATGGTGCTGGTTACAAGGAAGAGCGATCAAAAGGTTCGCGGTGAGGATGATCTGAAGCGTGCGCGCATCGTGATCGAGCGACGCTTCCGCAATGCTGCGGCCGAACTAGGCGAACTGTATCCAGACGCAGTCCTCCTGTTGGCCGAGGATGGGCGTCAGAGCCTCGACATGCTCGCCCGCGGTGAGGCCGATGCGTACATCGGAACCACGCAGTACCGCACGCAGAATCTGTTGCGGCAGCGCTCGGTTGGTGACGTGGTCATCATTTCTCCCTTGAGCCGGCCGGCGTTTCCCGTCGGGCTGGCGGTGTCCTCACACGACCCCACACTGCTGGCACTCCTGAAGAAAGCGGAGCAAAGCATTACGCCGGAGGACCTCGCACGACTGCGCGGGCGATGGGGCATGGAGGACGAGTCCAGCGCGCTGCTTCCCAGCGCTAAGTTGTCCAAGCAGGAGCGCCAGCAACTCTCCCGCCTACCTACCCTGCGACTGGTTTACGAACGTGATCGTCCACCGTACAGCTATCTCAATGCGCAGGGGACTTTCGACGGGCTGGCCGCGGACTACGTGAAGGCGCTGGAGAAGGCGCTTGGTCTACGCATCCAGCTGATCCCTGCGAGGGACTGGACCCAGTTGCAGGAGATGGTCCAGGCGCGCGAGGTCGATCTGGTCGCAGCGGCGGTTCCAGGGGATTTCGAGACCGACGACATGGTCTTCAGCCGTCCCTACGAACGCTTCCCGGAAGTGATCGTGGCTCGCGTGAACGGTCCGGCCATAGCCGGATCCGAGGATCTCGCAGGCCTGCGGGTCGCCACTCGGAAGGAAGCCTCTCTGTTGAGGGAGATCGGCATGGCATTGCCGGACAGCGTTCTCGTTCCGGTGGAGACCAACGAAGAAGGCCTGGCGATGCTGGACCGTGGCGACGTGGATGCGTACATCGGCACCCTTCCGGCCATCGATGCGCTGATCCGCGACCGGTATGCCGCACGGCTTCGGGTCGTCGCGCCCGCAGGATTGGACAAGGAGTTGTCCATTGGTATCGATCGTCGATACGCCTATCTGCTTCCGATCATCAATCGCACGCTGGCCGGCATCGATGATGCCAATCGACAGGAGATTCGCCGGCGTTGGCTGACCACTGAGTATCGGTACGGCGTACCGTGGAAATGGGTGCTCGGGCTCACTCTTTCCGGAATCGTGATCGTGATCCTGCTGGGGCTTGCGAACTATCGCACACGACGCGAAGTGCAAGCGCGCGCCGCTGCCGAGCGGACGCTCGCCGACCAACTCCAGTTTCAGCGTGTGTTGCTTGACACGATCCCCTACCCCCTGTTCGTGAAGGACAGTGAAGGCCGCTATCTTGCTGTGAACCCCGCCTACGAGGAGCGATTCGGCAAGGCAGCCTCACACCTAATCGGGAAAACCAAGTTCCAGACGGCGCATATTCCGGAGGTAGACATTAACGAGGTGGATGCCTTCGAAAGGTCCGCGATGCAATCGACCGAAGTGGAGAGCCGCGAGGTGCGCACGGTGTCGGCTGACACAGGCCGGGTCCGATACGACCTTCTGTCGATGAGGCGGTTCGCCATGCGCGATGGCCAAATGGGTCTGCTGGCCACCGGAGTGGATGTCACCAGTCTCAAGGAAGCGGAGGCACGCGCGCGCCTCTCAGAGGAACGCTTGGCCGAGATCACAGGAACGCTTCCGGCCGCTGTGTTCCAGCTGAGCTACACGCAGGAAGGGCGCCGGGTGTTCACCTATGTCGCGGGCAACACACTGGGAACCATCGGTTTGACATCTGCACAGATCATGGGGGACGAGACCCTCGCCTTCTCGAGGATCCATCCGGACGATCGGGAGCGAACGGTTGCGATCCTTGGCGAATCCATCGCGACCATGACCGCAGCGGCGCCGTTCGAGCTCAGGATGGAGACGAACCAGGGATTGAAATGGGTTCAAACGGCTGGCGGCACCCCGCGTCGAAACGCCAAAGGGGACATTGAATGGAGCGGCTATTGGATCGATGTCACTCGCGCGCATGAGCAGGCAGATGCATTGCGCGAGGCAAAGCAGCAGGCGGAAGCGGCGGTAGAGGCAAAGAGCGCCTTCCTCGCGATGATGAGTCACGAAATCCGCACGCCGATGGCCGAGGTCATCGGTCTGGTGGAGATGGCGGCGCAGGACGCGGAGGACGAGGCTCAGGCCGAGACCCTGCACCTGGTGCAGGACTCCGCGAATTCACTTCTCCAGATTCTGGATGACATCCTCGACTTCTCGCGAATGGAGTCGGGGCGACTGGAGCTCGACTCACGCCCGCTCGACATGCGCTCGCTGATCGATAGCGTGCTGGGGCTCTTTGTCGCCAAAGCCAGCGAGAAGGGCGTGACGATGAGCTCCGTGGTGGACTGGCGAATCGCGTGGCTACATCAAGGAGATGCGATCCGGATACGTCAAGTGGTCACAAACCTGTTGAGCAACGCGCTGAAGTTCACCGATAACGGTGCCGTTGACTTGTCAGTGAATCTTGTCGATGAAGCATCCGGCCATCAGCGTATTGCCATCGCCGTGCGCGACTCAGGCATCGGCATCTCTCCCGAGCAACTCGCGCGATTGTTCCAGCCGTTCAGTCAGGCCGATGCCTCGACATCGCGACATTACGGCGGAACGGGCTTGGGCCTGACGATCTGCCGGCGAATCGCCGGACTGATGAATGGCGAGGTTTCACTGCAGAGCGAGCCAGGACAGGGAACCATCGCAGTGTTCGAGCTCCCGCTACCCACCTTGCAAACCCCACGCACGCAAGCCCCGCTCGCAGGTAAGCGTGCACGCCTTTGGACGCAGGACGCGCTTTCGAAGCGGCAGGTCACCAACGCCCTGCGCGCACTCGGGCTCGAAGTATCAGAGCGGATTTCCGACCTGGACGACGCTCAGGTCGACTTGTGGCTGGTCGACGCGGAAGTACTTTCGGCACCCACGATCCCGAGCGATGCGCCCGTCATCCTTCTCGTTGCAGAAGCAACGAACCGAGGGCACCGAGTCGATGCTGGACAGGTGCGTCTGTTCACCCGGCCGCTACTGAGCAACGCGGTGAAGAACGCATGCTGCGCGGCGATGAAACTGGAGCTTCAACCGCGATCGTCGCTCGATCATTCGCCAAGGAATGTGCTCGCGAAGGATGCTCGCATTCTGGTGGCGGAAGATCAGCCCATCAACAGGATTGTGATCGCCAGGCAACTGGATCGGCTTGGATACAGGTTCACGTTGGTCGCCAACGGCGAGGAAGCCTGGTCCGCCTTGGGCAATGAACGTTACGACTTGCTCCTGACGGACTGCCAGATGCCGCTTCTCGACGGCTACGGACTCGCAAAACGCATTCGCCAGTCCGAATCCGGGACAAGCCGGCACCTGCCGATCATCGCGTTGTCTGCAGCTGCTCTGCCCGAGCAGATTCGAGAATGCCACGAAGCTGGCATGGACGATTTCATCGCGAAGCCGGTGCGCGTTTCGTCTCTCGAGGAAAAGCTCGCCTCGCATCTCGGGCTACTGGCCACGGCTTCGGGTGAGGCGCAAACGATCAACGCGTCGCCCACCACCCTCGCTCCACAGGAAACTCATCTGATAAGGCTTTTCGGTGGAGCCGAGCAGGCGCGCACTGCCGTTGCGGATTGGCTCGCAACGACGTCGCAGGACATGGCGGACCTCCAACGCATGATCGACATCGGCGACGCTGCAGGTCAGTCGGAGATATTCCACCGCATGAAGGGCGTGATCATCATGCTGCGCGGTAACACCGTGCATCCTCCATCGGAGGACGCCGATATCCAGCTGAGGCAACAGTTTCTGGCCGAGCAACTGCGCGAGCTTGGGGCAGCGCTGGAGTCCTTGGCCGCGCAACTGAATCCGCGCCAATAG
- a CDS encoding fimbrial protein has translation MKAKAAALTSVLTVATLGMASASAAEINFTGEVLDVTCNVVGGAGTNGGATGDFTVALEAVSKADLSIAGATAGDHGFSIQIGGAPGTPDSCEAMNGKTAKMQWSTTQASIDAANNVLRNTGTAQNVGIELVNGLAGTPINLSNPNDSANPGATVSAGTATLNYVARYKAIGAAAVEGDVQSTLEYVVTYN, from the coding sequence ATGAAAGCAAAAGCCGCTGCTCTGACTTCCGTACTGACCGTCGCCACCCTTGGCATGGCTAGCGCTTCCGCTGCCGAGATCAACTTCACCGGCGAGGTCCTCGACGTCACCTGCAATGTAGTCGGCGGCGCCGGCACCAATGGCGGCGCCACCGGTGATTTCACCGTCGCATTGGAGGCAGTCTCGAAGGCCGACCTGTCGATCGCGGGTGCGACCGCCGGCGACCATGGCTTCTCCATCCAGATCGGCGGCGCGCCGGGTACTCCGGACAGCTGTGAGGCAATGAACGGCAAGACTGCAAAGATGCAGTGGTCGACCACGCAGGCCAGCATCGACGCCGCCAACAACGTGCTGCGCAATACCGGCACCGCACAGAACGTCGGCATCGAACTGGTAAACGGCCTGGCTGGCACGCCGATCAATCTGAGCAATCCGAACGACTCCGCCAACCCGGGGGCCACGGTGTCCGCTGGCACTGCGACGCTGAACTATGTCGCCCGCTATAAGGCCATTGGTGCGGCGGCCGTCGAAGGCGATGTCCAGTCCACGCTGGAGTATGTCGTTACGTACAACTGA